A genomic segment from Deinococcus sp. YIM 77859 encodes:
- a CDS encoding phosphodiester glycosidase family protein — translation MRRLLLLPPLTLSLTACSRAGGLDVQRVSAGGMLYTVAAVDLQRDTLRLHWKNPATGQPYRTFRAVAEQLRQQGERMLFATNSGIYAPGPRPLGLHVERGQPLVALNNARSGGNFALLPNGVFWVQGKRAGVTETQAYRRLNIQPTFATQSGPLLVQGGRLHPAFRRESSSFKVRSGVGVCRDGRVRFAVSAGPVNFHSFAVFFRDTLGCPDALYLDGSISAYATPDTDTQFADFAGIWTVSR, via the coding sequence ATGCGCCGCCTCCTGCTGCTCCCACCGCTTACGCTCTCGCTGACTGCCTGTTCCAGGGCAGGAGGGCTGGACGTGCAGCGGGTGAGCGCGGGTGGGATGCTGTACACGGTGGCCGCGGTGGACCTGCAGCGGGACACCCTCCGGCTGCACTGGAAAAACCCAGCGACGGGGCAGCCGTACCGAACCTTTCGAGCGGTCGCCGAGCAGTTGCGGCAGCAAGGTGAGCGAATGCTGTTTGCCACCAACAGTGGCATCTACGCGCCCGGGCCGCGGCCACTGGGCCTCCACGTCGAGCGGGGGCAACCGCTGGTCGCGCTCAATAACGCTCGCTCGGGCGGGAATTTTGCCCTGCTTCCCAACGGCGTGTTCTGGGTTCAGGGAAAGCGAGCGGGCGTGACAGAAACCCAGGCATACCGCCGTCTCAATATCCAGCCGACCTTTGCAACGCAGTCGGGACCGCTGCTGGTGCAGGGCGGCCGGCTTCATCCCGCTTTTCGCCGAGAAAGCAGCAGCTTCAAGGTGCGCAGCGGTGTAGGTGTCTGCCGCGATGGCCGGGTGCGGTTTGCGGTGAGTGCGGGACCGGTGAACTTTCATAGCTTCGCGGTGTTCTTTCGGGACACCCTGGGGTGCCCGGACGCCCTATACCTCGACGGCAGCATCAGCGCGTACGCCACGCCCGACACGGATACGCAGTTTGCCGATTTTGCAGGCATCTGGACAGTGAGCCGGTAG
- the map gene encoding type I methionyl aminopeptidase — translation MTVNNERDLEGMKQAGQVVARTLEVLKGAVEPGITPAELDELAGQVFAQYGAFSAPRAEYGAPVNVFISVNEDIVHGLPTQRPLAAGDVVSIDVTPNVRGYVADAAVTVTVPPASPVATRLIACAEAAFAEALKAARVGRPLNAIGRAIETEVARRGFTLLRELQGHGVGRAIHEKPDVPSFYHPALKKPLHEGLVIAVEPMVSTGRNWRTRTLRDGWTISTTDGGIAAHFEHTIMITKGAPMILTA, via the coding sequence ATGACGGTCAACAACGAGCGCGACTTGGAGGGGATGAAACAGGCCGGTCAGGTGGTCGCCCGAACTTTGGAGGTGCTGAAGGGCGCCGTGGAACCCGGCATCACGCCCGCCGAGTTGGACGAACTGGCCGGGCAGGTTTTTGCCCAGTATGGAGCGTTCTCGGCTCCTCGCGCGGAGTACGGCGCGCCCGTCAACGTGTTCATCAGCGTGAACGAGGACATTGTTCACGGCCTGCCGACGCAGCGGCCTCTTGCCGCGGGCGACGTGGTCTCCATCGACGTGACGCCGAATGTAAGGGGGTACGTTGCCGACGCCGCCGTGACGGTGACCGTTCCGCCCGCTTCCCCCGTGGCGACTCGCCTGATCGCCTGCGCCGAAGCCGCTTTTGCCGAAGCCCTGAAAGCGGCCCGCGTAGGCCGCCCGCTGAACGCGATCGGCCGCGCCATTGAAACGGAAGTGGCGCGGCGGGGTTTTACGCTGCTGCGCGAATTGCAGGGACATGGCGTGGGCCGAGCCATTCATGAAAAGCCCGATGTGCCCAGCTTCTACCACCCGGCACTTAAAAAGCCCTTGCACGAAGGGTTGGTGATTGCTGTCGAGCCGATGGTTTCCACTGGCAGAAACTGGCGCACCAGAACTCTGCGTGACGGCTGGACGATTTCCACGACTGACGGAGGAATTGCCGCCCACTTTGAACACACCATCATGATTACGAAGGGTGCGCCGATGATTTTGACGGCCTAA
- a CDS encoding DUF937 domain-containing protein: MSLPDEKNLAELVESYFGPAVEPLGRAAGLGPEEAERVLREGLPLQLRALAESAHTPSGSAQVAEALANLPAFPSASAALSEPDGAAQLQQAGELLAPVLLGDRANTIAAQVAGPLERGSVQKLLHLTLPLVLSMLGQRGLTADDLSSALPEVLAERVESAGAEDVLDFLRRQLSGRTAEQIGRAAGYSGNAAVRAVQGAWPVLLGGLIERGESEAGAAELLARRRDAERLVTPEGDLKTSLLEDPAEVARIEGQGRSLLSSLFANPGAVTGRFGSAVGGSGANASRLLALLGPLLMGLMLQRVGQVPAAELSRLLSSWRGRLEGLLPPGLGSLKALLPPPSSAKTVATAVTPPPRAAPAPKPPAAPPPTPREATPVPPASPTTPASAPARRGFPWWLLPLLLLGLGGCWLLQRQPATTPAGNTAATDMAGQSILVNSPSSGAALPAEDFVMRGTAPAGDTLIIEDEGQQVASVNVGSDGTWEAAIPAPTPGEHTYTIRGQDSGARSEFKVNVTGEGGGTAATTEDTADTGGAATGAATGAFAISEPASGAQLPAGGFSLRGTGTPGQTLQVLEDGTSLGNVTVAEDGTWSLDVPSPAAGTHTYTVQDENGAELGTTTATIAAAEANASAATCNEEYTLSITDGQTVSQPFRFGGVGQGKGYSVTVKRGDRVVGSRDVPLDNTCGWSYQSRPGVGTVTYEVRPLSDPAAAPLSTVTLTVTE, translated from the coding sequence GTGAGCCTTCCAGACGAGAAGAACCTTGCTGAGCTGGTGGAGTCGTATTTCGGCCCGGCGGTTGAGCCGTTGGGGCGCGCGGCGGGCCTGGGGCCTGAAGAGGCCGAGCGGGTGCTGCGCGAAGGCCTGCCCCTTCAGCTGCGTGCCCTGGCCGAGTCCGCCCACACGCCTTCGGGGTCAGCGCAGGTTGCTGAAGCTTTGGCGAACCTCCCCGCCTTTCCCAGCGCGTCGGCGGCCCTCAGCGAGCCGGACGGAGCCGCGCAGTTGCAGCAGGCGGGCGAGCTGCTGGCCCCCGTGCTGCTGGGCGACCGAGCCAACACCATCGCGGCACAGGTCGCGGGTCCTCTCGAGCGGGGGAGCGTTCAGAAGCTGCTTCACCTGACGTTGCCCCTGGTGCTGAGCATGCTGGGTCAGCGCGGCCTGACGGCTGACGACCTGAGCAGCGCTTTGCCGGAGGTATTGGCTGAGCGTGTGGAAAGCGCGGGCGCCGAAGACGTGCTGGACTTCCTCCGGCGGCAGCTGAGCGGACGCACGGCCGAGCAGATTGGCCGAGCGGCGGGCTACAGCGGCAACGCGGCGGTGCGAGCGGTGCAGGGGGCTTGGCCCGTTTTGCTCGGTGGGCTGATCGAGCGGGGAGAGAGTGAAGCGGGTGCGGCGGAGCTGCTCGCTCGTCGCCGTGACGCTGAGCGGCTGGTCACTCCAGAAGGAGACCTCAAGACGTCTCTTTTGGAAGACCCCGCAGAAGTCGCTCGCATCGAGGGACAAGGCCGTTCCCTCCTGTCCTCGCTGTTTGCGAATCCCGGTGCGGTGACAGGCCGTTTCGGCTCGGCTGTCGGAGGCTCCGGCGCAAACGCAAGCCGCCTTCTTGCCCTTTTGGGTCCGTTGCTGATGGGCCTCATGCTGCAACGCGTGGGCCAGGTCCCAGCAGCGGAACTCAGCCGCCTGCTGAGCTCCTGGCGTGGGCGGCTGGAAGGCTTGCTGCCGCCGGGTTTGGGGAGCCTCAAAGCGCTCCTTCCGCCGCCTTCCTCCGCCAAGACAGTCGCGACTGCCGTGACGCCGCCCCCGCGCGCGGCCCCGGCGCCCAAGCCTCCAGCTGCGCCGCCTCCGACGCCGCGAGAAGCCACGCCCGTTCCCCCGGCTTCCCCAACCACTCCGGCCAGCGCACCTGCGCGCCGCGGCTTCCCCTGGTGGCTTCTTCCGCTGTTGCTGTTGGGCTTGGGGGGCTGCTGGCTGCTTCAGCGCCAGCCCGCGACGACTCCGGCGGGGAATACGGCGGCAACGGACATGGCGGGCCAGAGCATCCTGGTCAACAGCCCCTCTTCCGGTGCGGCCCTTCCCGCGGAGGACTTCGTGATGAGGGGCACTGCTCCTGCGGGTGACACCCTCATCATCGAGGACGAGGGGCAACAGGTCGCCAGCGTCAATGTGGGCAGCGACGGCACCTGGGAGGCGGCCATTCCTGCCCCGACGCCAGGCGAACACACCTACACCATCAGGGGTCAGGACAGCGGCGCTCGCAGTGAATTCAAGGTCAACGTGACGGGCGAGGGCGGCGGGACGGCTGCAACCACCGAAGACACCGCCGATACGGGTGGTGCGGCGACGGGGGCAGCGACGGGAGCTTTCGCGATCTCCGAGCCCGCTTCGGGCGCGCAGCTTCCTGCCGGAGGCTTTTCTCTGCGCGGCACCGGCACACCCGGACAGACCCTGCAGGTTCTTGAAGACGGCACCAGTCTCGGCAACGTGACGGTGGCTGAGGACGGCACCTGGAGCCTCGATGTTCCCAGCCCCGCCGCGGGCACCCACACCTACACCGTACAGGACGAGAACGGGGCGGAACTTGGGACCACTACGGCGACCATCGCTGCTGCCGAGGCAAATGCCAGCGCTGCGACCTGCAACGAGGAGTACACGCTCAGCATCACCGACGGGCAGACCGTGAGCCAACCCTTCCGCTTTGGTGGAGTGGGCCAGGGGAAAGGCTATAGCGTGACGGTCAAGCGCGGCGACCGGGTGGTAGGGAGCAGGGATGTGCCCCTCGACAACACCTGCGGCTGGAGCTACCAGAGCCGCCCCGGCGTGGGCACCGTGACCTACGAGGTCCGCCCTCTCAGTGACCCGGCGGCTGCACCCCTCAGCACCGTGACCCTGACGGTGACCGAGTAA
- the paaZ gene encoding phenylacetic acid degradation bifunctional protein PaaZ encodes MTILPTPDLLHPASYVYGTWHTAPEGQTLYDAVYGRPIAVLSSEGVDFAGALRYGREVGGPALRRLTFHTRARMLRALATFLLERKEDYYQLSFLTGATRRDSWVDIEGGIGTLLSYASLARRELPDERFLPEGKVEALGKGGTFVGRHLLVPREGVAVQINAYNFPVWGMLEKLAPAFIAGMPSLVKPAPQTAYLTERVVRDIIASGLLPEGSLQLVTGDPGDLLDHLEEQDMVAFTGSAATAARLKVHPTIVARNVPFNTEADSLNASVLGLTVRPEDPEFALYVREVVREMTSKAGQKCTAIRRAIVPRNRVEEVVAALHRELSRVTMGDPTRDDVRMGALVSTEQRERVRRTLDALQREARVVIGGEERELLGGDWEKGAFLAPTLLLCESPLTARGPHELEAFGPVATLLPYDTLEEAAHLAKMGRGSLAGSVVTYDRAEASALVLDMASSHGRLLILNRANAGENTGHGSPLPQLKHGGPGRAGGGEELAGLAGIKHHMNKVAVQADPTTLAAITHEYVPGAEVREDVVHPFRKTFDEIQVGDSLLTHRRTVTEADIVNFAALTGDHFYAHVDEIGAKEGIFGERVAHGYFLISAAAGQFVWPAPGPVLANYGLENLRFVTPVAIGDTIRTRLTCKRKIRKDLRPQETRPTGVVEWHAEITNQRDELVATYDILTLVERARDEADGATV; translated from the coding sequence ATGACCATCCTCCCCACCCCCGACCTCCTTCACCCCGCCTCCTACGTCTACGGCACCTGGCACACCGCCCCCGAAGGCCAGACCCTCTATGACGCCGTGTATGGCCGTCCCATCGCCGTCCTCTCCTCCGAGGGCGTGGACTTTGCGGGGGCCTTGCGCTACGGGCGCGAGGTGGGTGGCCCGGCCCTGCGCCGGCTGACCTTCCATACCCGAGCGCGGATGCTGCGGGCGCTGGCGACCTTCCTGCTGGAGCGCAAGGAGGACTACTACCAGCTCAGCTTTCTGACGGGAGCCACCCGCCGTGACAGTTGGGTGGATATCGAGGGCGGCATCGGGACGCTCTTGAGCTACGCGAGTCTTGCCCGCCGTGAGCTCCCCGATGAGCGCTTCCTCCCGGAAGGCAAGGTGGAAGCCCTGGGCAAGGGGGGCACCTTTGTGGGCCGGCACCTCCTCGTGCCGCGGGAGGGCGTCGCGGTGCAGATCAACGCCTACAACTTCCCGGTGTGGGGCATGCTGGAAAAGCTGGCCCCGGCATTCATCGCCGGAATGCCCAGCCTGGTGAAGCCCGCCCCGCAGACGGCCTACCTCACCGAACGCGTGGTGCGCGACATCATCGCGTCGGGCCTGTTGCCCGAAGGAAGCCTGCAACTCGTGACGGGTGATCCCGGCGACCTGCTTGACCACCTGGAGGAGCAGGACATGGTGGCCTTTACGGGGTCGGCCGCGACGGCAGCCAGGCTGAAGGTGCATCCCACCATCGTCGCGCGCAACGTCCCCTTTAACACTGAGGCGGACAGCCTGAATGCCTCGGTGCTGGGCCTGACCGTGCGCCCCGAAGACCCCGAATTTGCCCTGTACGTCCGCGAGGTGGTCCGCGAGATGACGAGCAAGGCCGGACAGAAGTGCACGGCGATTCGGCGCGCCATCGTTCCCCGCAACCGGGTCGAGGAGGTCGTGGCGGCGCTGCACCGGGAACTGAGCCGGGTGACCATGGGCGATCCCACCCGTGACGACGTGCGGATGGGAGCCTTGGTCAGCACCGAGCAGCGTGAACGGGTGCGGCGAACGCTGGACGCCCTGCAGCGGGAAGCGCGGGTGGTGATTGGGGGCGAGGAACGTGAGCTTCTGGGTGGCGACTGGGAGAAGGGGGCTTTCCTTGCGCCCACCCTGCTGCTGTGCGAGTCGCCCCTCACGGCCCGTGGCCCGCACGAGCTGGAAGCGTTTGGGCCAGTGGCGACCCTCCTTCCCTACGACACGCTGGAGGAGGCCGCACACCTGGCGAAGATGGGCCGCGGCAGCCTGGCGGGCAGCGTGGTGACCTACGACCGAGCGGAAGCCAGCGCGCTTGTTCTGGACATGGCGAGCAGCCATGGGCGCCTGCTGATCCTGAACCGTGCGAATGCGGGAGAGAACACCGGGCACGGGAGCCCCCTGCCGCAGCTCAAGCACGGCGGTCCGGGCCGTGCGGGTGGCGGCGAGGAACTCGCGGGCCTCGCGGGGATCAAGCACCACATGAACAAGGTGGCGGTGCAGGCCGATCCGACCACCCTCGCCGCCATCACGCACGAATACGTGCCGGGCGCGGAAGTCCGCGAGGACGTGGTTCATCCCTTCCGCAAGACCTTCGACGAGATCCAGGTGGGAGATAGCCTGCTCACCCACCGCCGCACCGTCACCGAGGCCGACATTGTGAATTTCGCGGCCCTGACCGGTGACCACTTCTATGCTCACGTGGACGAGATTGGCGCGAAGGAGGGCATCTTTGGGGAGCGCGTGGCGCACGGCTACTTCCTGATCTCCGCAGCCGCCGGGCAGTTCGTGTGGCCGGCACCCGGCCCGGTGCTGGCCAACTACGGGCTAGAAAACCTGCGCTTTGTCACCCCGGTCGCGATCGGCGACACCATCCGCACCCGCCTCACCTGCAAGCGCAAAATCCGCAAGGACCTGCGGCCTCAGGAAACGCGCCCGACCGGTGTGGTGGAGTGGCACGCCGAGATCACCAACCAGCGGGATGAACTCGTGGCGACCTACGACATCCTGACGCTGGTAGAGCGGGCACGCGACGAGGCAGATGGCGCCACCGTTTGA
- the paaD gene encoding 1,2-phenylacetyl-CoA epoxidase subunit PaaD — translation MTALPPSRGQVTPEQVWAALAAVPDPEIPVVSVTDMGMVRDVTVEGGRVTVTFTPTFSGCPALHVIRESIGEAVRGLGVEEVHVRSTLTPPWTTDWIKEDARERLRRYGIAPPAPAGDTPLITLDPEPTRCPRCGSLNVRMTASFGPTLCKRLYVCESCREPFEGFKSV, via the coding sequence ATGACGGCCCTTCCCCCCTCGCGTGGACAGGTGACCCCCGAACAGGTCTGGGCTGCTCTCGCGGCCGTCCCCGACCCTGAAATTCCCGTCGTGTCGGTCACCGACATGGGCATGGTGCGGGACGTGACGGTGGAGGGCGGGCGCGTGACGGTCACCTTTACCCCCACCTTCTCCGGCTGTCCGGCGCTGCACGTCATCCGCGAGAGCATCGGCGAGGCGGTGCGCGGCCTGGGCGTGGAGGAGGTGCATGTTCGCAGCACCCTCACCCCGCCCTGGACGACCGACTGGATCAAGGAGGATGCCCGCGAGCGCCTGCGCCGGTACGGAATCGCGCCGCCCGCCCCCGCCGGAGACACTCCCCTCATCACCCTTGACCCCGAACCCACCCGCTGCCCCCGCTGCGGCTCGCTCAACGTACGGATGACCGCCTCCTTCGGCCCGACGCTGTGTAAACGGCTGTATGTCTGCGAAAGTTGCCGGGAGCCGTTTGAGGGGTTCAAGAGCGTGTGA
- the paaA gene encoding 1,2-phenylacetyl-CoA epoxidase subunit PaaA: MTQPQILSPGETPEQHAAFEARIARGEKIEPGDWMPAEYRRQLIRMISQHAHSEVVGMLPEGEWITRAPSLKRKTILIAKVQDEAGHGQYLYHAAETLGISREEMLQALLSGKAKYSSIFNYPSLTWADVGMIGWLVDGAAIKNQTMLAGCSYGPYSRAMVRICSEETFHHKQGKEMIVAYAGGTPEQRQMAQDALNRWWWPALMMLGPHDADSPNTPVLKRWGIKLKTNDEVRQEFIDEHAPELLEAGLTIPDPELHQDEQGHWRHGPIQWEEFWAVIRGERGLGPERLRTRQQAHAEGAWVREAVQAYAARRLPEAAD; the protein is encoded by the coding sequence ATGACCCAGCCGCAGATCCTTTCTCCCGGCGAGACGCCGGAGCAGCACGCCGCCTTCGAAGCCCGCATCGCGCGTGGCGAGAAAATTGAACCCGGCGACTGGATGCCCGCCGAGTACCGCCGCCAGCTTATCCGCATGATCTCGCAGCACGCGCACTCGGAGGTGGTGGGGATGCTGCCGGAGGGTGAATGGATCACCCGCGCCCCCAGCCTCAAGCGCAAGACCATCCTGATCGCCAAGGTGCAGGATGAGGCGGGGCACGGCCAGTACCTCTACCACGCCGCCGAGACCCTGGGCATCAGCCGCGAGGAGATGCTTCAGGCCCTGCTGTCCGGCAAGGCCAAGTACAGCAGCATCTTCAACTACCCCAGCCTCACCTGGGCCGATGTGGGCATGATCGGCTGGCTGGTTGACGGCGCCGCGATCAAGAACCAGACCATGCTTGCGGGCTGTTCCTACGGGCCGTATTCGCGCGCGATGGTCCGTATCTGCTCAGAAGAAACCTTCCACCACAAGCAGGGCAAGGAAATGATCGTCGCCTATGCGGGGGGCACGCCCGAGCAGAGGCAGATGGCTCAAGACGCCCTCAACCGCTGGTGGTGGCCGGCCTTGATGATGCTCGGACCGCACGACGCCGACAGCCCCAACACACCCGTTTTGAAGCGCTGGGGCATCAAGCTCAAGACCAACGATGAGGTCCGGCAGGAATTCATCGACGAACATGCCCCCGAACTGCTGGAGGCGGGCCTGACCATTCCTGATCCGGAGCTGCACCAGGACGAGCAGGGCCACTGGCGGCACGGCCCCATTCAGTGGGAAGAGTTCTGGGCAGTGATTCGGGGTGAGCGGGGCCTGGGGCCCGAGCGGCTGCGGACACGCCAACAGGCCCACGCAGAGGGGGCTTGGGTGCGGGAAGCGGTGCAGGCGTATGCCGCTCGGCGCCTGCCGGAGGCCGCAGACTGA
- the paaC gene encoding 1,2-phenylacetyl-CoA epoxidase subunit PaaC, whose protein sequence is MTTSGQSPVVGSSPLVLTAEERSALIRKFTALADDEIILAHRNSEWTGHGPILEEDIALANIAQDELGHASLYLELRRELDGAHPDRLAFFRDADEFTNVRLVELPKGDWALTMLRQYLFDAYEALWLDAARASTYAPLAEVAAKALREEKFHLQHTALWVERLALGTEESRRRTQKALNELWPLAAQLFQPVQGEEELAEGGLLPGLAEVQARWEALVIPHLTGKCGLTLPAAPADLPGGRHVHTEHLAPLLLEMQSVARAVPNAEVW, encoded by the coding sequence ATGACGACGAGCGGTCAGTCACCCGTCGTGGGGAGCTCGCCCTTAGTGCTCACGGCAGAGGAGCGGTCCGCCCTGATTCGCAAATTCACCGCCCTGGCCGACGATGAGATCATTCTCGCGCACCGGAACAGCGAATGGACCGGGCACGGCCCCATCCTGGAAGAGGACATCGCCCTGGCGAACATCGCGCAAGACGAGCTGGGTCACGCTTCCCTCTACCTCGAACTGCGCCGCGAGCTGGACGGCGCCCACCCCGACCGTCTCGCCTTTTTCCGGGATGCGGATGAGTTCACCAATGTCCGCCTGGTTGAGCTGCCCAAGGGGGACTGGGCCTTGACCATGCTGCGCCAGTACCTCTTTGACGCCTATGAGGCCCTGTGGCTGGACGCGGCCCGCGCCAGCACCTACGCCCCGCTGGCTGAAGTCGCCGCAAAGGCCCTGCGAGAGGAGAAGTTCCACCTTCAGCACACGGCCCTCTGGGTGGAGCGGCTGGCTCTGGGCACCGAGGAGAGCCGCCGCCGCACGCAAAAGGCGCTGAACGAGCTCTGGCCGTTGGCCGCACAGCTCTTCCAGCCCGTGCAGGGCGAGGAGGAGTTGGCAGAGGGAGGCCTGCTCCCTGGTCTGGCCGAGGTGCAGGCCCGCTGGGAAGCCCTGGTGATCCCGCACCTGACCGGGAAATGCGGCCTGACGTTGCCCGCTGCTCCCGCCGATCTGCCAGGTGGCCGCCACGTGCACACCGAACACCTCGCGCCCCTGCTGTTGGAAATGCAGAGCGTGGCGCGGGCGGTGCCGAACGCTGAGGTTTGGTGA
- a CDS encoding phenylacetic acid degradation protein: MTPDTQWPRWEVFKQDAPGKPYQAVGSVHAGDPEHALLTARNVFVRRPSAVSLWAVRAADILTATPEELAAQPAVLDTPGEAGTYHLGLKRTHKRSMTFVDLVGTVEASGPGDALRQAREQHPEALAWLVFPEPAVVRTREDPGTLESWFAPARDKTYKQQQYYGVIGRHIGELKREGLIPGRPKEGAQP; encoded by the coding sequence ATGACCCCGGACACCCAATGGCCCCGCTGGGAGGTCTTCAAACAGGACGCGCCCGGCAAGCCCTACCAGGCGGTCGGCAGTGTTCATGCGGGCGACCCCGAACACGCCCTTCTGACCGCTCGCAACGTGTTTGTGCGCCGCCCCTCCGCCGTGAGCCTGTGGGCGGTGCGTGCGGCCGACATCCTCACCGCCACCCCAGAGGAGCTCGCGGCGCAGCCCGCGGTGCTGGACACGCCGGGTGAGGCGGGCACCTACCACCTGGGCCTCAAGCGCACGCACAAGCGCTCCATGACGTTCGTGGACCTGGTGGGCACCGTGGAGGCAAGCGGCCCCGGCGACGCGCTGCGGCAAGCGCGCGAGCAGCACCCGGAAGCGCTGGCCTGGCTCGTGTTCCCCGAGCCTGCCGTTGTTCGCACGCGTGAGGACCCGGGCACGCTGGAGAGCTGGTTTGCCCCCGCGCGCGACAAGACCTACAAGCAGCAGCAGTATTACGGCGTCATCGGTCGCCATATCGGCGAACTCAAGCGCGAGGGTCTGATCCCGGGGCGGCCGAAGGAGGGAGCGCAGCCATGA